The region ACCGTATCTGTTATTTCGCCTGTTGTCTTCTGCTACTCTTTCCGCCTCGGGCGAGTGCTAGCAAGTTGTTTACTTTTTGTTGCGGAGTCCGTTTCGGCGCGAAGTATGGGTTTGCTAACGATCTCGCGTTTCCTCAGTCGGCCATACCCTCACGACAGTCCTCACGGCCCCACGATATTCTCCTTCCAACAGAAACTCATCATGGACGAAGGCGGCGTACATCAGAGGAGGAAGTCGGACGCGAAGGGCGGCGACACGCCTGAGCTACAACCTGCAGATATGGAAGATATTTTGGACTCTGGCTCGGATTACTTTTCTCCTCCAGGCTCGCCAACTACTAGACCCCGGTTGTCGCGCAGTTCCCTTTCGTACCAGGATGACTGGGAGACATTTCCGCCCCTTGACCAACTCACTGTTTTCGACCTTCTCGATAACCTGTCTCTGTCCCAGAGGCTTGAAAGGCTGCAGCGCTCTCTCAATCtgcaaagagagaaggtcaagaagcagcaggaaaagcTACGGTCAACCTCTAAGAATGCGCGAGACCGCGTCGTTGGCGAATTGAAACGAAGAGTGCCCACCGCCGatgagcagctggagaagtacCGTCGTCGGATGAAGACTGGAGTTGAACGCCTGTCTCAACGTTGGAATGCAGCATCTGCGGTCACACTTCGTGAGAAGATCTCGTTCATAGCGGGTGTTCtcaacatcttcatcagtGGCTATCTGCTTGGGTCGAACCCCGAATACTTCTACATCTGGTTCAGTGCGCAGCTCGCCTACTTTATGCCCATCCGGTTTTACAGGTATCATTCGATCGGATACCACTATTTCCTGGCGGACCTCTGTTACTTTGTCAACGTGCTTTGCATGCTCTCCATCTGGGTGTTCCCACAGTACAAGAGGCTCTTTATCAGCACTTTTTGCTTGACCTTCGGAAACAACGCAGTTGCGATCGCCATGTGGCGCAACTCCATGGTTTTCCACAGCATGGACAAAGTTGTTAGGTGTGTTTTTTCACCAGCCCACACTCTAGCTTCCAATGACTAATCGAGTATAGTCTCTTTATTCACATCATGCCACCGGTGACCCTTCATTGCATTGTCCACCTAACACCTCTGGACGTTATGAAGGAAAGGTTTCCGGCTGCCTATGAGATCAAATCAAGCGAGCCGGGCTCTCCTGAACATTTCGGGCTTCTATCAATGATGCTTTGGGCGACTGTGCCGTACGTCATCTGGCAGCTCTCTTACCACTTGTTTATCACCGTCCGCCGTGCAGACAAGATTGCAGCTGGTCGTCCAACAAGCTTCACGTGGCTTCGCAAGTCTTATGCAAAGGCCTGGATTGGTCGACTTGTCCTCAGCCTTCCGGAAACACTCCAAGCCCCTGCGTTCATGCTGATTCAATATACCTACGCGCTGTTGACCATGATCCCATGCCCCATCTGGCTCTGGTCGCGGTGGGCTAGTGGTATTTTTATCACAGGCTTGTTCATCTTGAGTATCCATAACGGTGCAACGTACTATATTGACGTGTTCGGCAAGCGCTTccagaaagagctggaggagttgaaaaAAGATGTTGCTCGATGGCAGTCTAGCCCCGAGGGAGCAATAACCCCGATAACCCCCGGTACCACCGCTCACGCTGAGGAGAAGCAGTTGAACGCGAGGTCTTCCCGGAGCAACTCTGATAATGCCAGTATTGAGAAAATCCCTCTCCTTGATTCCAATGGGGTTTCAACTGCAATTGAGGGCGGCACAAAATAAACGTTCTTTTGGGCGAGCAACCGCGCGGAGAGTGGACTGGTCTCTCCACCTGCAACCAATTGATAACCAAACTGAACAGTCTTCTGTCTTCTAGACGGAGAGAGTCCTCCAACCACTGCGAACTGCTGCTGACTATCATAGCAGTACTATTTTATTAATACCTTGTTTCTTTTTGGAGTATAGTTGGAATTGTTCTCGCATTTAAATGATCACCATGATACCCAATTTCACTATCCGGTCGTTCTTTCATTACAGCCTTGCACCCTTCGTTCATACCTTATCTGACTTGCACTGattttattttctcttttccgtTGATACTGCTTATTGATCGCGTGCTCTTTCGACTAGAGATAATTAGACTGCTGATATTGACTTGAATATTGATTTCCATTGCTGCTACGGTCAATCTAAGACCAGTAAGGACGTATATTGTATATTTGACCCAAGGTACTCGTCGTGAAGAGGTCAGGTCCTCAATACTCTGACCGAGCGGGCCTGCCACGCCTAGAAACTGACCAAGGGTAGTAAGTGATAGGTTAGGTTTAGGTAGATTGGCGTGATACCAACCACGACGGCTTGAGCCCTTTACAGATGCAGATATAGTCAGGAGACTAGGAGATCGCCAAGCCGGACTGTGATGGGGAACGGCCCGCTGCTATTCTTTCCAGGCCTGCAACTCTTGGCTTGGCTTGCGACTGCTCCGCTCACAGCCTGTGGCAGAGGCTGATGCCATACCAGGTATTTGCCTCTCAAAGTTCTTCCCTGCTGTTCGTCCACTGACAATTGGTAAATAGGATTTCAAACACACGCACTCGGTCCCATGGTTGAATCCCTTACTCGCGCGAAACAGAGTTAGACGGTGATTCAAGCTTCTCGGCCCGTGGTCATGCCAATGAGATATGATGCAGTGGCAGACATTTCTCAATTACTATGGGAACATACCACCAAGTCTGTTGAAACAATCAAAAAATTCCTTCCCCATGTCCTGTATGGCGTGGTAGTCTAACTCCCAACAGTCTCGAGACCTTGCGTGCGCCAACTGGTTCAGGAGCTACGTCCAAGCTGATATCTTGAGCCCTTCCCTCACTGTCCGGCAGATCATGAGCTACACTGGCGTCTCTGGCCAAAGCCGCTCGGCCCATCAGGGTATATACTGGGCGCGCTGTGGTCCAGTCCGATTTTCTTCGCCTCTGACCTTTCCACAGAGCCCTGACCTGTCAAAGTAACGCATTGCATGTGAACCCTCTGCTTACGCGGCGTCGGCAATGACGCTCGTGAGCGTCAGCCTCCACATCTGGACTGCTGTTGCCCAGAATTCGTAGCACCTGGAAATAACGCTCAATTAGGAGGCACTTGGGGAGCAGAAAGCGCCTTCAATATCAGGAGGCTGATCAAGGCACCACTATACAGTACCTGCGAGGGATTCGTGGTCAAAGTCGGCATCACATATTGCCAAATACGTAAAACGCTCATCAAGAACAGATTAAGTCTCAAGCAAATAGACTTCGTCTTGTCTCAACAATAGTAATTCTAGTGAAACTCGTTGTACTGTAGACCATACGCGGGTCTGGCTATGATGGCGTGCAACCAAAATCGAATGACAAGAGTGCGTTAACCAGTTGCAAAACATGAGAGTCGCATACTTCTCATCGAACAATCACCCGTCAAATACCCTAACCAGTTCAATCAGTGTTGGGGGCTTGATGTGCTTTCGCTGTAAAAAAATCCTCCCCCCCCAAATAAAAACTCGAGCTGAACTGTGCAAGCGGTCTGTAGGTACTCCTTTTCACGAGCGCTGCCGCTGCACCACGGAACGTCTTTGCTACGTGCCTCGCTCCGAATTTCGGCTGCAATCAATGGTATTGAGAAACCACATCCGTTGATCCACTCGAGAATCTCTTTCGCCACGTCGTAAAGCCCGAAactgggctgctgctggaaggtCTGGGCCGTTCGGGGGATACACGTAACTCCGAGTCACGTGGTCACCACCCGGCTCTGCTTGCGGACTTCCTAAGCTGGCACCGGCTTCTCTGCTCATCATTCATTGTCCTTCACTGCATCGATATCAATTTACCAAGAAATTTTCGTGCACTATAATACCTCGCTAGAGTTGTTCGTCTCTGTACTGTTCCCGCTTGCTCCTGTGAGCACCCCCTAGGCTTCCGCCATGTCCGTCAGTATGAGGTCCGCCCGCCTTGTGCGTTCCAACCCCGTGCTGCGGCCCAACTCCATTGGTGAGTtctatcttcttctggttcttTTGCATACTTGTTGCGCTTCTGTTGTTGCTCATACATAATATGTTTTGACAGCCCGACAGCGCTATGCTGGAGCATTTGGAGCAGCCGCGACAGGCCTCCGATTCAACAGCAGAAACTTCCCCTCTCAAGTAACcgccctcgccatcctcgTTCCCAAGCGCGGATATGCCACAGAACAATCAACAAACACATCCGGGCCATCGAACCTCCCGCCCCCTGGCTTCAACGCCGAGCAGGCCAAGAAGCCCATTTCCGTAGACCAGGCGCAGCCCGCGAGCGCGAAGGCTAATCAAGATACAATCCCGAAGGGAGAGGTATCAGTCCAGTCGCAGAATGCTCAGAGTACGAGTAAGGAGAGCGGTTTGGCATCTAAGAGTGTTGCGGAGGATAAGGATAAGAAGGCTGTCGAGGAGCCGAAGAAGGagtcgaagaagttgacgattgggcagaagatcaagaaggagattcAGCATTATTGGGATGGCACTAAACTCCTTGCTACCGAAGTGCGGATCAGCTCACGGCTGGCGTTAAAGATGGCGGGTGGGTATGAGCTCAGCCGCAGGGAGCATAGACAGGTTGGTTCTACATGACGGCGTTCTCGTATATATGCTGACGGTTTAGCTTAAACGTACGGTAACGGATCTCGGCCGGCTGATTCCATTCTCCATGTTCGTCATCATTCCATTTGCGGAACTGCTGCTTCCCGTTGCACTCAAGCTGTTCCCCAATCTCCTGCCCAGCACGTACGAGGGTAAGTCTGCCCGTGAGAAGAAGGCGCTCAGCCTGAGCTCGACCCGGAAAGAAGTCTCCACGTTCCTGAAGAACACGTTGAAGGAATCTGGTCTGCCCGTGACGGCGGCAAGCGTCAAGAACGATGAATTTgccgagttcttcaagaagattaGAAGCACCGGCGAGACCCCGTCGGCTGAAGACGTCATCAAGGTTtgcaagatcttcaaggatgATCTTACTCTGGACAACTTGTCCCGACCCCAGCTTGT is a window of Aspergillus nidulans FGSC A4 chromosome VI DNA encoding:
- a CDS encoding glycerophosphocholine acyltransferase (transcript_id=CADANIAT00010147); protein product: MDEGGVHQRRKSDAKGGDTPELQPADMEDILDSGSDYFSPPGSPTTRPRLSRSSLSYQDDWETFPPLDQLTVFDLLDNLSLSQRLERLQRSLNLQREKVKKQQEKLRSTSKNARDRVVGELKRRVPTADEQLEKYRRRMKTGVERLSQRWNAASAVTLREKISFIAGVLNIFISGYLLGSNPEYFYIWFSAQLAYFMPIRFYRYHSIGYHYFLADLCYFVNVLCMLSIWVFPQYKRLFISTFCLTFGNNAVAIAMWRNSMVFHSMDKVVSLFIHIMPPVTLHCIVHLTPLDVMKERFPAAYEIKSSEPGSPEHFGLLSMMLWATVPYVIWQLSYHLFITVRRADKIAAGRPTSFTWLRKSYAKAWIGRLVLSLPETLQAPAFMLIQYTYALLTMIPCPIWLWSRWASGIFITGLFILSIHNGATYYIDVFGKRFQKELEELKKDVARWQSSPEGAITPITPGTTAHAEEKQLNARSSRSNSDNASIEKIPLLDSNGVSTAIEGGTK
- a CDS encoding MRS7 family protein (transcript_id=CADANIAT00010148) translates to MSVSMRSARLVRSNPVLRPNSIARQRYAGAFGAAATGLRFNSRNFPSQVTALAILVPKRGYATEQSTNTSGPSNLPPPGFNAEQAKKPISVDQAQPASAKANQDTIPKGEVSVQSQNAQSTSKESGLASKSVAEDKDKKAVEEPKKESKKLTIGQKIKKEIQHYWDGTKLLATEVRISSRLALKMAGGYELSRREHRQLKRTVTDLGRLIPFSMFVIIPFAELLLPVALKLFPNLLPSTYEGKSAREKKALSLSSTRKEVSTFLKNTLKESGLPVTAASVKNDEFAEFFKKIRSTGETPSAEDVIKVCKIFKDDLTLDNLSRPQLVGICKYMNLNTFGTDAMLRYNIRHRMRQIKRDDRAIFYEGIDSLSVPELQMACASRGIRTHGVSPARLRDDLSQWLDLRLKQGVPSTLLVLSNAYVYAQGGKEAEMSSQIESLQAVLSSIPEELFHEIELEVHNAEGAATNKQRLEVIKEQQELIEEENQQNSENEEKGVAAPKDTENIDEDHKYETTQSGEASEAMQEGEKAEKDAEPAVQEKKDTK